A section of the Verrucomicrobiota bacterium genome encodes:
- a CDS encoding divalent metal cation transporter yields the protein MKEHSSPQENRHGVWKRLKDHPLSKCGPGLITGVADDDPSGVVTYSQAGAQFGLNMLWTMPLAFPLMAAIQFICGLIGRVTGRGLAANIKDAFPPLILKGVVILLLVANTLNIAADVAAMGEVGELVTGMNPRFMTLLFVAVTLLLQVLVPYHRYVFYLKWLTLSLLAYAAVLFTVNVPWYEVAIRTVWPKFTPNAQAATMIVAVFGTTISPYLFFWQASEEVEEMHRDQGKLPLLKDPTSAPKELRRIRWDTWSGMFYSNITAYFIILATTVTLHAAGITDIQTASQAATALRPLAGDLAFLLFAMGIMGVGLIGVPVLAGSAGYALSEAMGWKWGLERKVRDARGFYGVIIISVLAALGIQYSPISPMKALVWSAVINGVVAVPLMAVIIILASKKSVMGDYTASRPIVILGWIATAIMGVAALGMLILG from the coding sequence GTGAAGGAACACTCCTCGCCACAGGAAAACCGGCATGGGGTATGGAAACGCCTCAAGGATCACCCTCTTTCGAAGTGTGGCCCCGGGTTGATAACGGGTGTGGCTGATGATGATCCAAGCGGTGTGGTTACCTACTCGCAGGCGGGAGCGCAGTTCGGCTTGAACATGCTCTGGACAATGCCTCTGGCTTTTCCATTGATGGCCGCCATCCAGTTTATTTGTGGGCTGATCGGCAGGGTTACCGGACGGGGCCTAGCGGCCAATATCAAGGACGCGTTCCCTCCCCTTATTCTGAAGGGAGTCGTTATTCTTCTGCTGGTGGCGAACACACTCAATATCGCCGCCGATGTGGCAGCGATGGGCGAGGTCGGCGAATTGGTCACAGGGATGAACCCCCGGTTCATGACACTCCTGTTCGTTGCGGTGACACTCCTGCTCCAGGTGCTCGTCCCTTACCATCGGTATGTTTTTTATCTGAAGTGGCTCACCCTCTCTTTGCTGGCCTATGCGGCCGTTCTCTTCACCGTCAATGTCCCGTGGTATGAGGTGGCAATCCGCACGGTCTGGCCGAAGTTTACCCCGAATGCACAGGCCGCCACCATGATAGTGGCCGTCTTCGGTACCACGATCAGCCCCTACCTCTTCTTCTGGCAAGCCTCGGAGGAGGTCGAAGAGATGCACCGCGACCAGGGGAAGCTCCCCCTCTTGAAAGATCCCACCTCGGCTCCCAAGGAACTCCGCCGCATCCGATGGGACACCTGGAGCGGGATGTTCTACTCCAACATTACTGCCTATTTCATCATCCTGGCCACGACAGTGACGCTCCATGCAGCCGGCATCACCGACATCCAGACAGCATCCCAAGCCGCCACTGCCCTCCGCCCCCTCGCGGGTGACTTGGCCTTTCTCCTCTTCGCGATGGGAATCATGGGCGTTGGACTGATCGGCGTCCCCGTGCTCGCAGGATCAGCGGGATACGCCCTATCCGAGGCCATGGGATGGAAGTGGGGGCTGGAAAGGAAGGTCCGTGATGCACGCGGTTTTTACGGTGTGATTATCATCAGCGTGCTTGCCGCTCTGGGTATCCAATACTCGCCGATTAGTCCCATGAAGGCTCTTGTCTGGAGCGCCGTGATCAATGGTGTAGTGGCCGTCCCCCTGATGGCCGTGATCATCATCCTGGCATCCAAGAAGTCCGTGATGGGCGACTACACGGCAAGCCGACCGATCGTCATCCTCGGATGGATCGCCACGGCGATCATGGGAGTAGCCGCCCTGGGGATGCTGATTCTGGGCTAA
- a CDS encoding ATP-dependent RecD-like DNA helicase — protein sequence MPQRRPFRKKPDNEPVPGGPDDALSGQVERVTFHNEETGFCILKVKVQGRKEPLAVLGSLPSVAPGEWITAQGTWEKDRDHGIQLKAHTLKTQPPTSLEGIEKYLGSGMIKGIGPVYATKLVKRFGVKVFDIIENQSKRLQEVEGIGRERRQRIKDAWAEQKVVRDIMLFLHAHGLGTNRAVRIYKSYGVEAIELIRADPYRLARDIHGIGFHSADGVAEKLGLQADSLLRARAALEHLLDQATTEGHCALPRRELLEGATRLLEVDEGIVAQAFERHLKDDRIISEKIEGEEMIFIPLLRDAEERIARQLRRLSEAKEPEPPIDVEKAIPWVEEKTGRKLSPSQHEALKIALRSRAVVITGGPGVGKTTLVQSLLKILTAKKLTCILAAPTGRAAQRMAEATGLEASTLHRLLEFQPARGGFQRNASNPLEGDVVVIDEVSMVDVPLMSRLLDALPRKARLILVGDADQLPSVGPGLVLGDIIRSGMIPVVHLKEIFRQTGDSRIISGAHSINRGEIPDIIEAPKDSDFVFIDREDPEECAATLVSMVRDRLPKHLGVDPIEGIQILSPMHRGSLGIKELNLRLQAALNPKSEYRDEYQAYGNLFRVGDKVIQTSNNYDKEVFNGDIGRIRSMDREEKQLLVRFGTREVIYEFNELDELELAYAITIHKSQGSEFPVVVIPLAMQQYLLLQRNLLYTGVTRGKRMVVLVGQKKALGMAVRNESTRHRHGGLLHRLAGN from the coding sequence ATGCCTCAGCGCCGACCTTTCCGAAAAAAGCCGGACAATGAACCGGTACCCGGCGGTCCCGACGATGCCCTGAGCGGTCAGGTAGAGCGCGTCACCTTCCACAACGAGGAGACCGGTTTCTGCATCCTTAAGGTGAAGGTGCAGGGCCGCAAGGAACCGCTTGCCGTCCTCGGTTCCCTACCCTCCGTGGCACCAGGGGAATGGATCACCGCCCAGGGTACCTGGGAGAAGGACCGCGACCACGGCATCCAGCTGAAGGCTCACACCTTGAAGACCCAGCCGCCCACATCGCTCGAGGGTATAGAGAAATACCTCGGCAGCGGGATGATCAAAGGGATCGGTCCTGTCTATGCCACCAAGCTTGTGAAGAGATTCGGAGTCAAAGTTTTCGACATCATCGAGAACCAGTCAAAGCGTCTTCAAGAAGTCGAGGGAATCGGACGGGAGCGCCGCCAGCGGATCAAGGATGCTTGGGCCGAGCAGAAGGTGGTGCGGGACATCATGCTCTTTCTCCATGCCCACGGACTCGGGACGAATCGCGCCGTCCGAATCTATAAATCCTACGGGGTAGAGGCGATCGAACTAATCAGGGCTGACCCCTACCGACTAGCGCGTGACATTCATGGAATCGGTTTCCATTCCGCGGACGGAGTCGCCGAGAAGCTGGGTCTGCAAGCGGATTCCCTGCTCCGCGCACGAGCAGCCCTGGAACATCTGCTCGATCAAGCTACGACCGAGGGGCACTGTGCCTTACCCCGTCGTGAACTGCTGGAGGGAGCCACCCGGCTACTGGAAGTCGACGAAGGGATTGTCGCGCAGGCCTTTGAGCGCCATCTCAAGGATGACCGGATCATCTCCGAAAAGATCGAAGGGGAGGAGATGATCTTCATCCCCCTGTTACGTGATGCCGAGGAACGGATTGCCAGACAGCTAAGACGCCTTTCGGAGGCCAAGGAACCCGAACCGCCAATCGATGTGGAGAAGGCGATCCCCTGGGTCGAGGAAAAGACAGGACGCAAACTCTCCCCCAGCCAGCACGAGGCACTCAAAATCGCACTGCGTAGCCGCGCCGTGGTGATCACCGGGGGACCGGGCGTCGGCAAGACAACTCTGGTGCAGTCACTCCTGAAGATTCTCACCGCCAAGAAGCTCACGTGCATCCTGGCAGCCCCCACGGGTCGCGCCGCACAGCGGATGGCGGAAGCCACGGGACTCGAAGCCTCAACGCTCCACCGACTCCTGGAGTTTCAGCCGGCACGAGGTGGCTTCCAGCGGAATGCATCGAACCCCCTGGAAGGCGATGTCGTTGTCATCGACGAGGTCTCCATGGTCGACGTTCCCCTCATGAGCCGGCTCCTGGATGCTCTGCCACGAAAAGCCAGGCTGATCCTGGTCGGGGATGCCGATCAGCTACCTAGCGTCGGCCCGGGACTCGTCCTTGGAGACATCATCCGCAGCGGAATGATTCCGGTAGTTCACCTCAAGGAGATCTTCCGCCAGACTGGTGACAGTCGCATCATCAGCGGGGCTCATTCCATCAACCGCGGTGAGATTCCCGATATCATCGAGGCACCGAAGGATTCTGACTTTGTCTTCATCGACCGCGAGGATCCCGAGGAATGCGCCGCGACTCTGGTATCGATGGTGCGTGACCGCCTGCCCAAGCATCTCGGCGTCGATCCGATCGAGGGGATTCAGATACTGAGCCCGATGCACCGCGGCAGCCTCGGTATCAAGGAGTTAAATCTCCGCCTCCAAGCCGCGCTGAATCCTAAAAGCGAATACCGCGATGAATACCAGGCCTACGGTAATCTCTTCCGGGTAGGCGACAAGGTCATCCAGACCTCCAACAACTACGACAAGGAGGTCTTCAACGGCGACATCGGCCGGATCCGCTCCATGGATCGGGAAGAGAAGCAGTTGCTGGTCCGCTTCGGAACGCGCGAGGTGATCTACGAGTTCAATGAGCTCGACGAGCTGGAGCTGGCCTATGCCATCACCATCCACAAGAGCCAGGGTTCGGAATTCCCGGTGGTCGTGATTCCTCTGGCCATGCAGCAGTACCTCCTACTCCAGAGAAACCTGCTCTATACCGGGGTGACCCGCGGAAAAAGGATGGTCGTACTGGTGGGCCAGAAAAAAGCGCTCGGCATGGCTGTCCGAAACGAGTCAACCCGCCATCGTCATGGCGGGCTGCTTCATCGTTTGGCGGGAAACTGA
- a CDS encoding PEP-CTERM sorting domain-containing protein, whose protein sequence is MAAIICAVNVSAQNFPPPNPYMGPDGTSTMHANAASSDATANPGPGVGPVSFVSQSYGAVFASILMASDGMLVSVATKILDQTPYVYLLDPVSLASQAEMKLVKSTTSDLAGGIYSYLDNNSNLVLVNANGDLQRISHSQQTNGSWQLTVQQSVQIGYPDVVGLTPDYQGNVWFATAQGATTNAGAVVGYYSPFSKQTFAFQLPAGEQVANSISSSPTGVAVASTAALYMFNANGTNGAVTENWRTAYDRGPARKPGQLSWGTGSTPSFFGPTTGFEYLTITDNAAPQEHMLVFNATNGGLIGSSPFLTSGVNSGTEDAAIAVGNSIYLSSTYGYVYPPGAATGPSIPTNAPFVGGMQRVDVLADGSGLTNVWMNQTLASAAVPRLSTADNLIYSVTYSTNTGIYSFVTVNPEDGSVLSSTDVGTANTLQMVGVIGPSGVLYQGTETGLFSVTSVPEPSTYALLGLGALALLIAYRRKSRKKAS, encoded by the coding sequence TTGGCCGCAATCATTTGCGCGGTCAATGTTTCTGCCCAGAACTTCCCCCCGCCGAATCCCTACATGGGACCGGATGGCACCTCCACCATGCATGCCAATGCGGCATCGTCAGACGCCACCGCAAATCCGGGTCCCGGGGTGGGTCCGGTCTCCTTTGTTTCCCAATCCTATGGTGCCGTCTTTGCTTCAATCCTTATGGCTAGCGATGGGATGTTGGTAAGCGTGGCGACCAAGATATTGGACCAGACACCCTATGTCTACCTGCTGGACCCGGTGTCTTTGGCCAGTCAAGCCGAGATGAAACTAGTGAAGTCGACCACGAGCGACCTTGCCGGGGGTATCTATTCCTATCTGGACAACAACAGCAACCTTGTCCTTGTAAACGCCAATGGTGACCTGCAACGCATCAGTCACTCTCAGCAAACCAATGGTTCGTGGCAGTTGACGGTGCAACAGTCCGTGCAGATCGGTTATCCTGATGTGGTGGGACTCACGCCAGATTATCAGGGCAATGTCTGGTTTGCTACGGCGCAGGGAGCGACTACAAACGCAGGTGCCGTGGTGGGGTATTATTCGCCTTTTTCCAAGCAAACCTTCGCCTTTCAGTTGCCTGCAGGAGAGCAGGTTGCCAACAGCATTTCCTCCTCGCCTACCGGTGTGGCCGTGGCGTCGACGGCTGCCCTCTACATGTTCAATGCCAATGGCACAAACGGCGCAGTGACCGAGAATTGGCGCACGGCCTATGACCGGGGGCCAGCCCGCAAGCCGGGTCAGTTAAGCTGGGGCACGGGGTCCACACCGTCGTTCTTCGGGCCAACCACCGGTTTTGAATATCTCACGATCACCGATAACGCGGCCCCGCAGGAGCATATGCTCGTGTTCAATGCCACAAACGGAGGTCTCATCGGATCATCCCCCTTCCTGACCTCCGGAGTGAATAGCGGGACGGAGGACGCCGCAATAGCCGTTGGCAACAGCATTTATCTGTCGAGTACTTACGGATACGTCTATCCTCCCGGTGCCGCCACCGGACCCAGCATTCCGACGAATGCCCCGTTTGTCGGTGGAATGCAGCGTGTCGACGTCCTGGCAGATGGTAGCGGTCTAACTAATGTCTGGATGAACCAGACACTGGCTTCCGCAGCGGTGCCGCGTCTCTCCACAGCCGACAATCTAATCTACTCAGTTACGTACTCAACCAATACGGGGATATATAGTTTCGTTACGGTGAATCCGGAGGACGGATCAGTGTTGAGCAGTACAGATGTTGGAACCGCCAATACGTTGCAGATGGTCGGTGTGATCGGGCCTAGCGGAGTCCTGTACCAAGGCACTGAGACTGGGCTGTTCAGCGTGACTTCAGTTCCAGAACCCTCGACCTACGCCTTGCTAGGTCTCGGTGCCTTGGCACTCTTGATCGCGTATCGTCGGAAGAGCAGGAAGAAGGCCTCCTGA
- a CDS encoding RNA polymerase sigma factor RpoD/SigA, translating to MNYEDSDSGFQLYLRQIAQYPLLTPVQEINLAAKIKKGDKAATDEMIRGNLRLVVKIARDYANLGLPLLDLISEGNIGLMKAVERFDPAKGGKLSTYGSWWIKQSIKRALANQGKTIRLPVHLVDKIAKIRRVGAGLSDELGREATDEEIAEEVGMDAGKVTLLKQAAIRPASLDAPLGDEDSTEFGEMVGDVAAVDPFENLSDKNMQLEVVDLLGQLDEREHKIIAARFGLDGNDPITLEEVGEKFGVTRERIRQLQNIALSKMRKALAKRERATPENYLAHAA from the coding sequence ATGAACTACGAAGACTCAGATTCCGGATTCCAACTCTACCTGCGCCAAATTGCCCAGTACCCGCTGCTGACGCCTGTGCAGGAAATCAACCTTGCTGCCAAGATCAAGAAAGGGGACAAGGCCGCTACTGACGAAATGATCAGAGGCAACCTCCGCCTCGTGGTGAAGATCGCCCGTGACTACGCCAATCTGGGACTTCCCCTCCTCGACCTTATCTCCGAGGGAAATATCGGCCTCATGAAAGCTGTTGAGCGCTTCGATCCGGCCAAGGGAGGAAAGCTCTCCACCTACGGATCCTGGTGGATCAAACAGTCGATCAAGCGGGCCCTTGCGAATCAGGGCAAGACGATCCGCCTGCCGGTCCATCTGGTAGACAAGATCGCCAAGATCCGCCGCGTCGGCGCAGGACTCAGCGATGAACTCGGGCGCGAAGCCACGGACGAGGAGATCGCCGAGGAGGTAGGCATGGATGCCGGCAAGGTAACCTTGCTCAAGCAGGCAGCTATCCGACCCGCGTCGCTGGATGCTCCTCTCGGTGATGAAGACTCTACGGAGTTCGGCGAGATGGTCGGAGATGTGGCTGCAGTCGATCCCTTCGAGAACCTGAGCGACAAGAACATGCAGTTGGAGGTCGTGGATCTGCTTGGGCAACTCGATGAACGCGAGCACAAGATCATCGCAGCCCGGTTCGGTCTCGACGGAAACGATCCGATTACACTTGAGGAAGTGGGTGAGAAGTTCGGGGTCACCCGCGAGCGGATCCGCCAGCTACAGAACATCGCCCTGAGCAAAATGCGCAAAGCCCTGGCGAAGCGCGAACGGGCAACTCCGGAGAACTACCTGGCCCATGCCGCCTAA
- a CDS encoding YifB family Mg chelatase-like AAA ATPase: MITRVFSAAVVGIDATEIEIEVNTGPGEPSIIVVGLPDAAVKESKDRVIAALSNSGYRWPRKRTTVNLAPADIRKQGPSFDLPIAIGMIATDREEDLPRLSRCSVAGELALTGEVRPIKGALPLTLEARAQGRKAVILPLANVREASVVQGIEVYGVKNLREAYEFLSKASELTPVVSDLLEHWPQEHSFEVDFSEVKGQHQVKRAIEVAVAGGHNLLLLGPPGSGKSMLAKRIPTIMPPMSLEESIDTTKIHSVCGLLSPGEAIVRQRPFRDPHHTISDIGLLGGTSNITPGEVSLAHHGVLFLDELPEFHRSTLEVLRQPLETGSVVITRARGTMSFPCEFMLVAAMNPCPCGYYGDPKRECKCSGNQVERYRQKISGPLLDRIDLHVEAPAVEYKDLSDNTPAESSATIRDRVVLARDIQQKLFAKSRRVKKVTCNARMSHAQLKEHCRLDDHGNELLKNAMSDLNFSARAYDRILKVARTIADLAGSDSIASDHLLEALSYRNLDRRLH, from the coding sequence ATGATCACCCGTGTATTTTCCGCAGCCGTGGTCGGCATCGACGCAACCGAAATCGAAATCGAAGTCAACACGGGGCCAGGCGAGCCCTCGATCATTGTGGTGGGCCTCCCGGACGCGGCGGTGAAGGAAAGCAAGGACCGGGTGATCGCTGCACTCTCGAACAGCGGTTATCGATGGCCTCGCAAACGCACGACTGTGAATCTCGCGCCGGCGGATATCAGAAAGCAGGGCCCGAGCTTCGACCTACCAATCGCTATCGGCATGATAGCCACGGACCGTGAGGAAGATCTACCCAGACTCTCCCGCTGCTCCGTCGCCGGGGAGTTGGCCCTGACCGGTGAAGTGCGCCCTATCAAGGGAGCGCTTCCACTCACGCTGGAGGCTCGTGCCCAGGGGCGTAAAGCGGTGATCCTTCCCCTTGCCAATGTGAGGGAAGCTTCCGTCGTTCAAGGGATCGAAGTCTATGGAGTGAAAAACTTACGCGAGGCATACGAGTTTCTGAGCAAAGCCTCGGAACTCACGCCGGTCGTGAGCGATCTCTTGGAGCACTGGCCACAGGAGCATTCCTTCGAAGTCGATTTCTCCGAAGTCAAGGGACAGCACCAGGTGAAGCGTGCGATCGAGGTGGCTGTGGCCGGAGGGCACAATCTCCTGCTTCTCGGCCCACCCGGATCGGGCAAGTCGATGCTCGCAAAGCGCATCCCCACGATCATGCCGCCGATGTCACTCGAGGAGTCGATCGACACAACCAAGATTCACTCCGTATGCGGGCTTCTCTCTCCCGGTGAGGCCATTGTCCGTCAGCGCCCCTTTCGTGATCCCCATCACACGATCTCGGATATCGGCCTGCTCGGGGGTACAAGCAATATCACTCCGGGGGAAGTCAGCCTAGCTCATCACGGGGTGCTTTTCCTGGACGAGCTTCCGGAATTCCATCGCTCGACCCTGGAAGTGCTCCGTCAGCCCCTTGAGACTGGCTCTGTAGTAATTACAAGAGCCCGTGGAACAATGAGTTTTCCATGTGAATTCATGCTCGTCGCAGCCATGAATCCCTGTCCCTGCGGCTATTACGGCGACCCTAAAAGGGAGTGTAAATGCTCTGGCAATCAGGTTGAACGCTACCGGCAGAAGATCTCCGGCCCTCTCCTCGACCGGATTGATCTCCATGTTGAGGCCCCTGCCGTGGAGTACAAAGATCTCTCGGACAATACTCCCGCTGAGTCTTCTGCAACAATCAGAGATAGGGTTGTCTTAGCACGTGACATCCAACAAAAACTCTTCGCCAAGTCACGAAGGGTAAAGAAAGTTACCTGCAACGCTCGCATGAGCCACGCCCAACTCAAGGAACATTGCAGACTGGATGACCATGGCAACGAACTCCTGAAGAACGCCATGAGCGACCTGAACTTCAGCGCCCGTGCCTATGACCGCATACTCAAGGTCGCACGAACTATCGCTGATCTGGCCGGAAGTGACTCCATCGCCTCAGATCATCTCCTGGAGGCGCTAAGCTACCGGAATCTTGATCGCAGGCTCCATTAG
- a CDS encoding ATP-binding protein, which yields MTRARGTMSFPCEFMLVAAMNPCPCGYYGDPKRQCRCSPGQVERYRQKISGPLLDLIPSPLLFR from the coding sequence ATTACACGGGCCCGTGGAACAATGAGTTTTCCATGTGAATTCATGCTCGTCGCAGCCATGAATCCCTGTCCCTGCGGCTACTACGGCGATCCTAAGCGTCAATGCCGTTGCTCTCCCGGACAGGTAGAGCGCTATCGTCAGAAGATCTCGGGTCCGCTTCTCGACCTTATACCATCTCCACTCTTATTCCGGTAG